One Nostoc sp. UHCC 0302 DNA window includes the following coding sequences:
- a CDS encoding ABC transporter permease — translation MSSQGMTSKQELVIEAGRAERQYWQDLWRYRELFYFLAWRDILVRYKQTAIGITWALIRPFLTMVVFTLVFGKLAKLPSEGAPYPILVFAAMLPWQFFSNALGECSNSLISNSNLISKVYFPRLIVPISAVIVSFVDFMISGIILLGLMAWYNFVPDWRILTLPLFIGVAFAASMGVGLWLAALNVEYRDFRYIVPFIMQFGLYISPVGFSSSIVPEQWRLLYSLNPMVGVIDGFRWAILGGDSKIYWPGFTLSLALVVLLLVSGIWYFRKMERTFADVI, via the coding sequence ATGAGTAGTCAAGGTATGACGTCTAAGCAGGAGTTAGTAATTGAAGCTGGGCGTGCTGAACGCCAGTATTGGCAAGACCTATGGCGCTACCGGGAGTTATTTTATTTTCTGGCTTGGCGTGACATTTTGGTGCGTTACAAGCAAACGGCAATTGGCATAACTTGGGCGTTAATTCGACCATTTTTGACGATGGTAGTATTTACTCTAGTGTTTGGAAAGTTAGCAAAATTACCTTCCGAAGGTGCACCTTATCCAATTCTAGTGTTTGCAGCCATGCTACCCTGGCAATTCTTCTCTAATGCCTTGGGTGAGTGTAGTAATAGTCTAATTAGTAATTCTAATCTTATATCCAAAGTCTATTTTCCTCGTCTGATTGTGCCAATCAGCGCTGTAATTGTCAGCTTTGTAGATTTTATGATTTCTGGCATAATTCTGTTGGGCTTGATGGCTTGGTATAATTTTGTTCCTGATTGGCGAATACTAACACTACCCTTATTTATTGGCGTTGCTTTTGCTGCTTCTATGGGAGTGGGGTTGTGGTTAGCAGCATTAAATGTAGAATACCGAGACTTTCGCTACATTGTGCCATTTATTATGCAGTTTGGGTTATACATATCACCAGTAGGGTTTAGTAGCAGTATTGTGCCAGAGCAGTGGCGTTTACTTTATTCTTTGAATCCAATGGTGGGAGTAATTGATGGTTTTCGCTGGGCTATTTTAGGCGGAGATTCAAAAATTTACTGGCCGGGATTCACACTATCTTTAGCATTAGTTGTTCTTTTGCTAGTCAGTGGTATCTGGTACTTTCGCAAAATGGAACGAACTTTTGCTGATGTAATTTAG
- a CDS encoding glycosyltransferase family 4 protein has translation MRLNEWINQKFLQSISTRLDVDDEYSLKAQQSIKLSVITQFFPPDFAPTGQLIEELVKQLGQQGVDIEVFTSQPGYAFQSQTAPAVERVGQIRIQRSRTAQLWPGRIRGKAINGVLYTLRAALHILRAWQRRNVLLITTAPPFLPVIGYLAYLLFRLPYVCILYDLYPDIAIALGVISKDSWVARLWRGINRQIWLNAKGIVVLSPAMKQEITAYCPQIADKITVIHSWANPELIVPIAKQENWFARKHDLVKKFTVLYSGNMGRCHDMSTILEAAKELQDEPIQFVCIGGGAKRDDLIEEVNQLGLRNFTFLPYQDKQVLPYSLTACDLSLVSVDASTESLVVPSKLYSALASGRPIAVICSEYSYLRQLIAEASCGGTFDNGDSHALAQFIRLLSRDQQLGERMGNAGRQYLRSHFTPKIISQQYLEVLQQAVLTDSVVNVPQSSPK, from the coding sequence ATGAGACTCAATGAATGGATTAATCAAAAATTTTTGCAATCCATTTCTACTCGGTTAGACGTTGACGATGAGTATTCTCTAAAAGCTCAGCAATCCATCAAATTGTCTGTAATCACCCAGTTTTTTCCTCCAGACTTTGCTCCTACAGGGCAGTTGATTGAGGAACTAGTGAAGCAGTTAGGGCAGCAAGGAGTGGATATTGAGGTTTTTACGAGTCAACCAGGATATGCATTTCAGTCTCAGACTGCTCCAGCAGTTGAACGTGTTGGACAAATTCGAATTCAGCGATCGCGCACTGCCCAACTCTGGCCGGGACGGATTCGTGGCAAAGCCATCAATGGTGTTTTGTACACCTTACGTGCTGCACTACACATACTCAGAGCGTGGCAACGCCGAAATGTATTGTTGATAACTACGGCACCACCATTTTTGCCAGTCATTGGATATCTGGCTTATTTGTTGTTCCGACTTCCTTATGTCTGCATACTCTATGATCTCTATCCCGATATTGCGATCGCTCTGGGAGTAATCTCAAAAGATAGCTGGGTAGCACGTTTGTGGCGTGGCATCAATAGACAGATTTGGCTAAATGCTAAAGGGATTGTAGTTCTCAGTCCAGCAATGAAGCAGGAGATTACAGCCTATTGTCCACAGATAGCGGACAAGATTACTGTAATTCACAGTTGGGCAAATCCTGAATTGATTGTACCAATTGCCAAACAAGAAAATTGGTTTGCTAGAAAGCATGACTTAGTGAAAAAATTTACCGTACTTTACTCCGGTAATATGGGCCGCTGTCATGATATGTCTACTATCTTGGAAGCTGCCAAGGAACTGCAAGATGAGCCAATTCAGTTTGTGTGCATTGGCGGTGGAGCTAAACGGGATGATTTGATTGAAGAAGTCAACCAATTAGGGCTGAGAAATTTTACATTCTTACCATATCAAGACAAGCAGGTGCTGCCCTATTCTCTAACAGCTTGCGATTTGTCACTAGTTAGTGTAGATGCATCAACCGAGAGCTTGGTTGTACCTAGCAAACTTTACTCAGCTTTAGCATCAGGACGGCCGATAGCAGTAATTTGTTCAGAGTATTCGTACTTGAGACAACTAATCGCAGAAGCTAGCTGTGGCGGCACATTTGACAATGGTGACTCTCATGCCCTAGCTCAATTTATCCGGTTGCTTAGTCGGGATCAACAACTGGGTGAAAGGATGGGCAATGCAGGTCGTCAATATTTGCGATCGCACTTTACGCCTAAAATTATCTCTCAACAATACCTAGAAGTTTTGCAGCAGGCGGTATTGACTGATAGTGTAGTAAATGTTCCACAAAGCTCTCCAAAATAA